From Halorubrum salinarum, the proteins below share one genomic window:
- a CDS encoding ATP-grasp domain-containing protein: MLRLAMTTDAETFERVREPLADRGIDVGHVQAKERTLRVSEDETGEGVPADSDEFAGFDVGLVYPTRLMEGAVVDERLGVPWVNGRDAVVTSRNKAGVLATLSAAGLPTPKTTLVSNPVDESAVVDAAAEFSYPVVVKPNSATRGVGVATATDLDSLLGVVDYLNLIHDYRATGDKSYLIQEYLPDARDYRAMVVDGAYAGAVERVLDDDALAAGRWKHNVHRGATARGVDLDPEARDLAERAAATLGIDYLGVDLLATGDRLVVNETNARPTVDAATKYEDGFYDRFAALIRRTANGE; the protein is encoded by the coding sequence ATGCTCCGGCTCGCGATGACCACCGACGCGGAGACGTTCGAGCGCGTGCGCGAGCCGCTCGCGGACCGCGGCATCGACGTGGGCCACGTTCAGGCGAAAGAGCGGACGCTGCGGGTCTCGGAGGACGAGACCGGCGAGGGAGTTCCGGCCGACTCCGACGAGTTTGCCGGCTTCGACGTGGGACTCGTCTACCCCACCCGCCTGATGGAAGGCGCGGTCGTCGACGAGCGCCTCGGCGTCCCGTGGGTGAACGGCCGGGACGCGGTCGTGACCTCGCGGAACAAGGCGGGCGTGCTCGCGACGCTGTCGGCCGCGGGCCTGCCCACGCCGAAGACGACGCTCGTGTCGAACCCCGTCGACGAGTCGGCCGTCGTCGACGCCGCCGCGGAGTTCTCCTATCCCGTCGTCGTGAAGCCGAACTCCGCGACCCGGGGCGTCGGCGTCGCGACCGCGACCGACCTCGACTCCCTGCTCGGCGTCGTCGACTACCTGAACCTGATCCACGACTACCGCGCCACCGGCGACAAGTCGTACCTGATCCAGGAGTACCTCCCCGACGCGCGCGACTACCGGGCGATGGTCGTCGACGGCGCGTACGCCGGGGCGGTCGAGCGCGTCCTCGACGACGACGCGCTCGCGGCCGGCCGGTGGAAGCACAACGTCCACCGCGGCGCGACCGCCCGCGGCGTCGACCTCGACCCCGAGGCGCGCGACCTCGCCGAGCGCGCGGCCGCGACGCTCGGGATCGACTACCTCGGCGTCGACCTGCTCGCGACGGGCGACCGGCTCGTCGTCAACGAGACGAACGCGCGGCCGACCGTCGACGCCGCGACGAAGTACGAGGACGGCTTCTACGACCGGTTCGCGGCGCTGATCCGACGGACGGCGAACGGGGAGTAA
- the eif1A gene encoding translation initiation factor eIF-1A, translating into MSNGDGGGRNDLRMPDDDEVFAEVVEMLGANRVKVRCADGKQRTARIPGRMQKRVWIREDDIVLVEPWDWQDEKADISWRYEKSEAEQLREEGHLQ; encoded by the coding sequence ATGAGCAACGGAGACGGCGGCGGTCGGAACGACCTCCGGATGCCCGACGACGACGAGGTGTTCGCGGAGGTCGTCGAGATGCTCGGCGCGAACCGGGTCAAGGTGCGCTGCGCGGACGGGAAACAGCGAACCGCCCGCATCCCCGGTCGCATGCAGAAGCGCGTGTGGATCCGCGAAGACGACATCGTCCTCGTCGAGCCGTGGGACTGGCAGGACGAGAAGGCCGACATCTCGTGGCGCTACGAGAAGAGCGAGGCGGAACAGCTCCGCGAGGAAGGCCACCTACAATAG
- a CDS encoding DUF7470 family protein gives MRDTLGLEGIAGLLAVVVAVGIIAVRDPVIAGAMMVLIAGLALIAKGLVDTAMRSFGLK, from the coding sequence ATGCGTGACACGCTCGGACTCGAAGGCATCGCCGGCCTCCTCGCCGTCGTCGTCGCCGTCGGTATCATCGCCGTCCGCGACCCGGTCATCGCCGGGGCGATGATGGTGCTGATCGCCGGCCTCGCGCTGATCGCGAAAGGACTCGTCGACACCGCCATGCGGTCGTTCGGACTGAAGTGA
- a CDS encoding cryptochrome/photolyase family protein produces MSDRTTCWLLGDQLNPDLDVLDAADDVLLIEAHGFADRRPYHAHKLTLVFAAMRHFRDELRERGHDVTYVRAESFGEGLDEFFAERDPSGGDGGDGPRLRLMRPASHGAGERLRELVAERGGTLDLVDNELFWTTPGDWREWAGESRASDDGPLVGDDGAAERSYRQENWYRHVRRETGVLMDDGDPVGGEWNYDDLNQETPPDDWEPPARPTFEPDELTRETHAWVCDRFDTWGNDSLDEFAWPVTRGEALEALNAFVRDGLPAFGRYEDAMVAGEPFLSHSVLSPAINLGLLDPREPVRAVERAYAERGVEPGGYDPAEHGASGGATASLDDFGDGGDGANDADGGDGAESTDPAPVPLNAAEGFIRQVIGWREFVRHVYREAMPELADANRLEQGRDLPPAYWDGDTDMRCLSEAVDHVREYGYAHHIERLMVLSNFALVYGADPAELNEWFHLGFVDAYHWVTTPNVVAMGSFGTDVLSSKPYASSGSYVNRMSDHCADCPYAVSRTTGEGACPFNALYWDFLKENEETLRGTGRMGLMYSHVDDKDDAEWESIRERAARVRELAADGEL; encoded by the coding sequence GTGAGCGACCGGACGACCTGCTGGCTACTCGGCGACCAGCTCAACCCCGACCTCGACGTCCTCGACGCGGCCGACGACGTGCTGCTGATCGAGGCCCACGGGTTCGCCGACCGGAGGCCGTACCACGCCCACAAGCTGACGCTCGTGTTCGCGGCGATGCGGCATTTCCGCGACGAGCTCCGCGAGCGCGGCCACGACGTGACCTACGTGCGGGCCGAGTCGTTCGGCGAGGGGCTCGACGAGTTCTTCGCGGAGCGGGACCCGAGCGGAGGAGACGGCGGCGACGGCCCGCGACTGCGGCTCATGCGCCCCGCGAGCCACGGCGCCGGCGAGCGGCTCCGCGAGCTTGTCGCCGAGCGCGGCGGGACCCTCGACCTCGTCGACAACGAGCTGTTCTGGACGACGCCGGGCGACTGGCGCGAGTGGGCGGGGGAGTCGAGAGCGAGCGACGACGGACCGCTCGTCGGCGACGACGGCGCCGCCGAGCGGAGCTACCGACAGGAGAACTGGTACCGACACGTCCGCCGCGAGACCGGCGTGTTGATGGACGACGGCGACCCGGTCGGCGGGGAGTGGAACTACGACGACCTGAACCAGGAGACCCCGCCGGACGACTGGGAGCCGCCGGCGCGGCCGACGTTCGAGCCGGACGAGCTGACCCGCGAGACCCACGCGTGGGTGTGCGACCGGTTCGACACGTGGGGCAACGACTCGCTCGACGAGTTCGCGTGGCCGGTCACCCGCGGGGAGGCCCTGGAGGCGCTGAACGCGTTCGTCCGCGACGGGCTGCCCGCGTTCGGCCGCTACGAGGACGCGATGGTCGCCGGCGAGCCGTTCCTCTCGCACTCGGTGCTCTCGCCGGCGATCAACCTCGGGCTGCTCGACCCGCGCGAGCCGGTCCGGGCGGTCGAGCGCGCCTACGCGGAGCGCGGGGTCGAGCCGGGCGGGTACGACCCGGCGGAGCACGGCGCGTCGGGCGGGGCGACGGCGTCGCTCGACGACTTCGGCGACGGCGGGGACGGCGCGAACGACGCCGACGGCGGGGACGGCGCGGAGTCGACGGACCCGGCGCCCGTCCCGCTCAACGCCGCGGAGGGGTTCATCAGGCAGGTGATCGGCTGGCGGGAGTTCGTGCGCCACGTCTACCGCGAGGCGATGCCGGAGCTGGCCGACGCGAACCGGTTGGAGCAGGGCCGGGACCTGCCGCCCGCGTACTGGGACGGCGACACCGACATGCGGTGTCTCTCCGAGGCGGTCGACCATGTCCGCGAGTACGGCTACGCCCACCACATCGAGCGGCTGATGGTGCTGTCGAACTTCGCGCTGGTGTACGGCGCCGACCCGGCCGAACTGAACGAGTGGTTCCACCTCGGGTTCGTCGACGCGTACCACTGGGTGACGACGCCGAACGTCGTCGCGATGGGATCGTTCGGCACGGACGTGCTCTCCTCGAAGCCGTACGCCTCCTCGGGGAGCTACGTCAACCGCATGAGCGACCACTGCGCGGACTGCCCGTACGCCGTCTCGCGGACCACGGGCGAGGGCGCCTGCCCGTTCAACGCGCTCTACTGGGACTTCCTGAAGGAGAACGAGGAGACGCTGCGCGGCACCGGGCGGATGGGGCTGATGTACTCGCACGTCGACGACAAGGACGACGCGGAGTGGGAGTCGATCCGCGAGCGCGCGGCCCGGGTGCGCGAGCTGGCGGCCGACGGAGAGCTGTGA
- a CDS encoding aldo/keto reductase, whose translation MEYTTLGNTGTTVSKICLGCMSFGDPDWREWVLDEEEGKELVERAIELGVNFFDTANMYSNGESERVLGEALDGYDRDEFVVATKGYFQMDESNPNSGGLSRKAIEQELSNSLDRLGTDTIDLYQIHRWDDDTPIEETLAALDDAVRRGDVRYVGASSMWAHQFAESLRVSEREGYERFATMQNHYNLAYREEEREMLPLCEKENVGVMPWSPLARGYLTRPHEEVDATLRGETEEHLYAHPYREGGGREVNERVEELAAEKGVKMAQIALAWLFHKEWVDTPIVGTTSVEHLEDAVEALDVDLSDSDVEWLEAPYEPVRVSGHE comes from the coding sequence ATGGAGTACACGACGCTCGGGAACACGGGGACGACCGTCTCGAAGATCTGCCTCGGCTGTATGAGCTTCGGGGACCCCGACTGGCGCGAGTGGGTCCTCGACGAGGAAGAAGGGAAAGAGCTGGTCGAGCGCGCGATCGAGCTCGGCGTGAACTTCTTCGACACCGCCAACATGTACTCGAACGGCGAGAGCGAGCGCGTCCTCGGCGAGGCGCTCGACGGCTACGACCGCGACGAGTTCGTCGTGGCGACGAAGGGGTACTTCCAGATGGACGAGTCGAACCCGAACTCGGGCGGGCTCTCGCGGAAGGCGATCGAACAGGAGCTGTCGAACTCTCTCGACCGGCTCGGCACCGACACGATCGACCTCTACCAGATCCACCGCTGGGACGACGACACCCCGATCGAGGAGACGCTGGCCGCGCTCGACGACGCGGTGCGGCGCGGCGACGTGCGATACGTCGGCGCCTCCTCGATGTGGGCCCACCAGTTCGCGGAGTCGCTCCGCGTCAGCGAGCGCGAGGGGTACGAGCGGTTCGCCACGATGCAGAACCACTACAACCTCGCGTACCGGGAGGAGGAACGCGAGATGCTCCCGCTCTGCGAGAAGGAGAACGTCGGCGTGATGCCGTGGAGCCCGCTCGCGCGCGGCTACCTGACGCGCCCCCACGAGGAGGTGGACGCCACCCTCCGCGGCGAGACCGAAGAGCACCTCTACGCGCACCCGTACCGCGAGGGCGGCGGGCGCGAGGTCAACGAGCGCGTCGAGGAGCTTGCCGCCGAGAAGGGCGTTAAGATGGCGCAGATTGCCCTGGCGTGGCTGTTCCACAAGGAGTGGGTCGACACGCCCATCGTCGGGACGACCAGCGTCGAACACCTCGAAGACGCGGTCGAGGCGCTCGACGTCGACCTCTCCGACTCGGACGTCGAGTGGCTCGAAGCGCCGTACGAGCCGGTCCGCGTCTCCGGCCACGAGTAG